From one Pseudomonadota bacterium genomic stretch:
- a CDS encoding MFS transporter yields the protein MSDLISHTRAFKLRRFANWFPMGLTYALLYMGRYNLTVAKNELGDLLTKEDFGLIFGAGTAVYAISFLINGPLIDRIGGRKGILFAACGTALANAALAGYLAWLLASGDPGGGHIVVVFSLLYAVNMYFQSFGAVSIVKVNAHWFHLRERGGFSGIFGTMIASGIFLAFTVNSWLLDFATASFQGAQVQWVVFAVPSILLAAFGVIEFFLLRDKPSDAGHPNFDTGDASSGEDDKPLPTLEVFKRLLTNPIILTVAAIEFCTGVVRQGVMHWFPIYATEVWALPKAHPLQVGSWEHLWLVAVCFAVAGISWLLASRVKAGRRGLLVVLGALAFLAPFLQAGWGGLLFVAGVIGANTAGWISDLFFQSRRGPTAAVLYGLMIVCAVGMTFALAKPSNEVASAKEKSGLEPGDKILELAGEPIKGWADVRLAVKCFAPACAESRWNAAECVCATGELGGGPAVASGGAIPARIERGGRELRIDLPDPMPVQRAGEMRKLAASPLLPISPYWLGLAVFLLSLGVIGTHGLLSGTLTMDFGGRKAAATAVGLVDGCVYLGTAVQSVSLGFLTTKDWSYWPIFLIPFSVIGFVLLLRIWKVVPSKGGH from the coding sequence ATGAGCGACCTGATCTCCCACACGCGTGCCTTCAAGCTGCGGCGCTTCGCGAACTGGTTCCCGATGGGGCTCACGTACGCGCTCCTCTACATGGGGCGGTACAACCTCACGGTGGCCAAGAACGAGCTCGGCGACCTCCTCACGAAGGAGGACTTCGGGCTGATCTTCGGCGCCGGCACCGCGGTGTACGCGATCTCGTTTCTGATCAACGGCCCGCTCATCGACAGGATCGGCGGCCGCAAGGGGATCCTGTTCGCCGCGTGCGGCACCGCGCTCGCCAACGCGGCGCTCGCCGGGTACCTCGCGTGGCTGCTCGCGTCGGGCGATCCGGGAGGCGGCCACATCGTCGTCGTGTTCTCTCTGCTCTACGCGGTGAACATGTACTTCCAGTCGTTCGGCGCGGTGAGCATCGTCAAGGTCAACGCGCACTGGTTCCACCTGCGCGAGCGCGGCGGGTTCTCGGGGATCTTCGGGACGATGATCGCCTCCGGCATCTTCCTCGCGTTCACCGTGAACAGCTGGCTGCTCGACTTCGCGACCGCCTCCTTCCAGGGCGCGCAGGTCCAGTGGGTCGTGTTCGCGGTGCCGTCGATCCTGCTCGCGGCGTTCGGGGTGATCGAGTTCTTCCTCCTGCGCGACAAGCCGTCGGACGCCGGGCACCCGAACTTCGACACCGGGGACGCCTCCTCCGGAGAGGACGACAAGCCGCTGCCCACCCTCGAGGTGTTCAAGCGGCTGCTCACCAACCCGATCATCCTCACCGTGGCGGCGATCGAGTTCTGCACCGGCGTGGTCCGCCAGGGCGTCATGCACTGGTTCCCGATCTACGCCACCGAGGTGTGGGCGCTGCCCAAGGCGCACCCGCTGCAGGTCGGATCCTGGGAGCACCTGTGGCTCGTCGCCGTCTGCTTCGCGGTCGCCGGGATCTCCTGGCTCCTCGCGAGCCGCGTCAAGGCGGGCCGGCGCGGGCTGCTCGTCGTGCTCGGCGCGCTCGCGTTCCTCGCGCCGTTCCTGCAGGCAGGATGGGGCGGGCTCTTGTTCGTGGCGGGCGTGATCGGCGCCAACACGGCGGGCTGGATCTCGGATCTCTTCTTCCAGAGCCGCCGCGGCCCGACCGCCGCCGTGCTGTACGGCCTGATGATCGTCTGCGCGGTGGGGATGACGTTCGCGCTCGCCAAGCCGTCGAACGAGGTCGCCTCGGCCAAAGAGAAGAGCGGCCTCGAGCCCGGCGACAAGATCCTCGAGCTCGCGGGCGAGCCCATCAAAGGTTGGGCGGACGTCCGACTGGCCGTCAAGTGCTTCGCGCCCGCGTGCGCGGAGTCGCGCTGGAACGCGGCCGAGTGCGTCTGCGCCACGGGCGAGCTCGGGGGCGGCCCGGCGGTGGCGTCGGGCGGGGCGATCCCGGCCCGGATCGAGCGGGGCGGGCGCGAGCTGCGGATCGACCTGCCGGACCCGATGCCGGTCCAGCGCGCCGGGGAGATGCGCAAGCTCGCGGCGAGCCCGCTTCTGCCGATCAGCCCGTACTGGCTCGGCCTCGCCGTGTTCCTCCTGTCGCTCGGGGTCATCGGCACGCACGGGCTCCTGTCCGGCACGTTGACGATGGACTTCGGCGGCCGCAAGGCGGCGGCGACCGCGGTCGGCCTCGTCGACGGCTGCGTGTACCTCGGCACCGCGGTGCAGTCCGTGAGCCTGGGCTTCCTGACGACCAAGGACTGGAGCTACTGGCCGATCTTCCTGATCCCGTTCTCCGTCATCGGGTTCGTCCTCCTGCTCCGGATCTGGAAGGTGGTGCCCAGCAAGGGCGGTCACTGA
- a CDS encoding haloacid dehalogenase-like hydrolase: protein MIQPRCVVLFDLDGTLVASEPGTPSAGLVAMNRAAERLTGCPGLGDPAEFAGRTDVQIAHLLLAAGGVRDPRPEQAMELVRVYVEELEREIASRPYFALGDPAAAVRALEEIGAIVGIGTGNVPRGAALKLESAGLGQLFDLDRGGYGNDGYERFEVLARGAGRCDPTGTLPVIIVGDTPRDVFAARAIGARCVGVPFLQSSADVLREAGADAIVRAVGADLAQFVLRILEYPR, encoded by the coding sequence GTGATACAGCCCCGCTGCGTCGTGCTGTTCGATCTGGACGGCACGCTCGTCGCGAGCGAACCCGGCACGCCGAGCGCCGGGTTGGTCGCGATGAACCGCGCCGCGGAGCGGCTCACCGGGTGCCCGGGGCTCGGCGATCCGGCCGAGTTCGCCGGCCGCACCGACGTGCAGATCGCGCACCTGCTGCTCGCCGCGGGCGGCGTGCGCGACCCTCGCCCGGAGCAGGCGATGGAGCTCGTGCGGGTCTACGTCGAGGAGCTCGAGCGCGAGATCGCATCGCGCCCGTACTTCGCGCTCGGCGATCCGGCAGCCGCGGTGCGGGCGCTCGAGGAGATCGGCGCGATCGTCGGGATCGGCACCGGCAACGTTCCGCGCGGCGCGGCGCTCAAGCTCGAGAGCGCCGGCCTAGGCCAGCTCTTCGACCTCGACCGCGGCGGCTACGGAAACGACGGCTACGAACGATTCGAAGTGCTCGCGCGCGGTGCCGGGCGATGCGATCCGACCGGAACACTGCCGGTTATTATCGTGGGAGATACTCCGCGCGACGTGTTCGCTGCGCGGGCGATCGGCGCGCGTTGCGTCGGAGTGCCGTTCCTGCAGAGCTCGGCCGACGTGCTGCGCGAGGCCGGCGCCGACGCGATCGTCCGGGCGGTCGGAGCGGATCTCGCGCAGTTCGTGCTGCGCATCTTGGAGTATCCGCGGTAA
- a CDS encoding helix-turn-helix domain-containing protein has translation MTGGGVRLVENAEALVRRIEQIEIEIDAMLEPVCARPSLIPPALLAPAKRTPKPRSAAASGQGAGIGSKIRDARRSIGMTQLELATATGIRRPNVARLERGGNTPTIETLRRVAAVLGISVASLVSAD, from the coding sequence GTGACGGGCGGAGGCGTGCGTCTCGTGGAAAACGCCGAGGCGCTCGTGCGGCGCATCGAGCAGATCGAGATCGAGATCGACGCGATGCTCGAGCCCGTTTGCGCGCGGCCGAGCCTGATCCCGCCGGCGCTGCTCGCGCCCGCGAAGAGGACGCCCAAGCCGAGAAGCGCGGCGGCGAGCGGCCAGGGCGCGGGAATTGGGAGCAAGATCCGCGACGCCCGGCGCTCGATCGGCATGACGCAGCTCGAGCTCGCGACCGCGACCGGCATCCGCAGGCCGAACGTCGCCCGCCTCGAGCGAGGCGGCAACACGCCGACCATCGAGACGCTGCGGCGCGTCGCGGCCGTGCTCGGCATCTCCGTCGCGTCGCTCGTCTCGGCGGACTGA
- the clpB gene encoding ATP-dependent chaperone ClpB, whose protein sequence is MKTDKLTVKSREAIAAAEVVARRAGHQEVKPLHVLAALLDQSDGLVQPLLERAGAAIERLREALRAALGGLPVVTGAETYVGNELKRLLDEAAKEADKLKDDYVSTEHLLLAMADGKGGEASRLLREIGINCDTLRAALVDVRGGQRVTDEEPEGKFRALERYCTDLTERARRGKLDPVIGRDEEIRRTMQVLSRRTKNNPVLIGEPGVGKTAVVDGIAQRVAAGDVPESLKEKRVLALDMGALVAGAKFRGEFEERLKAVIKEVTSRDGEVILFIDELHTIVGAGAAEGAQDAANLLKPALARGELRCIGATTLDEYRKHIERDKALERRFQPVYVGEPSVEDTIAILRGIKEKYEVHHGIRIRDAALVAAARLSQRYVTARFLPDKAIDLVDEAASRLKMEIESTPTPIDDLERQITRLEVERQAMAMERSDRAKARGEELGTEIGHLRETVFAMRARWQRQRDLVLKSKGINVDIDALRTEAEIAQRRGELQRAAEIRYGRLPELERELAKVSEELADARSDVSFLREEVTEEDIADVVSRWTGIPVSKMLEGESEKLLSLEVRLGGRVVGQDEAVSRVAKAIRLSRAGLKDPNRPIGSFLFLGPTGVGKTELARAVAELLFDDESNMIRIDMSEYMEKHSVSRLIGAPPGYVGFDEGGQLTEAVRRRPYSVVLLDEMEKAHPDVFNVLLQVLDDGRLTDGQGRTVDFKNVILIMTSNVAGQLLVDEDDEERIREHVNEALRRTFRPEFLNRIDSTVLFHRLSQGAIRRIVDLQIDRVEELLAARGLGIEVDDGARDLLARLGYDPAYGARPLKRVVQERLLEPLSELLIAGGVPTGATVQVTAADEKIVLETHPPGDA, encoded by the coding sequence ATGAAGACCGACAAGCTGACCGTGAAGTCCAGGGAGGCGATCGCCGCGGCCGAGGTCGTCGCGAGGCGCGCGGGGCACCAGGAGGTGAAGCCGCTGCACGTGCTCGCGGCGCTCCTGGACCAGAGCGATGGGCTCGTCCAGCCGTTGCTCGAGCGCGCCGGCGCGGCGATCGAGCGCCTGCGCGAGGCGCTCCGTGCCGCCCTCGGAGGCCTGCCGGTGGTCACGGGCGCCGAAACGTACGTCGGCAACGAGCTCAAGAGGCTGCTCGACGAGGCGGCGAAAGAAGCGGACAAGCTCAAGGACGACTACGTCAGCACCGAGCACCTGCTGCTCGCCATGGCCGACGGCAAGGGCGGCGAGGCGTCTCGGCTGCTGCGCGAGATCGGAATCAACTGTGATACATTGCGAGCTGCGCTCGTGGACGTCCGAGGCGGCCAGCGGGTGACGGACGAGGAGCCGGAGGGAAAGTTCCGCGCCCTGGAGCGCTACTGTACGGATCTCACCGAGAGGGCGCGGCGCGGCAAGCTCGATCCGGTGATCGGGCGCGACGAGGAGATCCGGCGCACCATGCAGGTGCTCTCCCGGCGCACGAAGAACAACCCGGTGCTGATCGGCGAGCCGGGCGTCGGCAAGACCGCGGTCGTCGACGGGATCGCGCAGCGCGTGGCGGCGGGAGACGTGCCCGAGAGCCTGAAGGAGAAGCGCGTGCTCGCGCTCGACATGGGCGCGCTCGTGGCCGGCGCCAAGTTCCGCGGCGAGTTCGAGGAACGGCTCAAGGCGGTGATCAAGGAGGTGACCTCGCGGGACGGGGAGGTGATCCTGTTCATCGACGAGCTGCACACCATCGTGGGCGCGGGGGCGGCCGAGGGCGCGCAGGACGCGGCGAACCTGCTCAAGCCGGCGCTCGCGCGGGGCGAGCTGCGGTGCATCGGCGCGACGACGCTCGACGAGTACCGCAAGCACATCGAGAGGGACAAGGCGCTCGAGCGCCGCTTCCAGCCCGTGTACGTGGGCGAGCCGAGCGTCGAGGACACGATCGCGATCCTGCGCGGCATCAAGGAGAAGTACGAGGTCCACCACGGGATCCGGATCCGGGACGCGGCGCTCGTGGCCGCGGCGCGCCTGTCGCAGCGCTACGTCACGGCGCGCTTCCTGCCGGACAAGGCGATCGACCTCGTCGACGAAGCCGCCTCGAGGCTCAAGATGGAGATCGAGAGCACGCCGACGCCGATCGACGACCTCGAACGCCAGATCACGCGGCTCGAGGTGGAGCGCCAGGCGATGGCGATGGAGAGATCCGACCGCGCGAAGGCGCGCGGCGAGGAGCTCGGCACCGAGATCGGGCACCTGCGCGAGACGGTCTTCGCGATGCGGGCCCGCTGGCAGCGGCAGCGCGATCTCGTGTTGAAGAGCAAGGGTATCAACGTCGATATCGACGCGCTGCGCACCGAGGCGGAGATCGCGCAGCGGCGGGGCGAGCTGCAGCGGGCGGCCGAGATCCGGTACGGCCGGCTGCCCGAGCTCGAGCGCGAGCTCGCCAAGGTCTCGGAGGAGCTCGCGGACGCGCGGTCCGATGTGTCATTCCTTCGGGAGGAGGTGACGGAGGAGGACATCGCCGACGTCGTGTCGCGCTGGACCGGGATCCCGGTGTCGAAGATGCTCGAAGGGGAGAGCGAGAAGCTGCTTTCCCTGGAGGTCCGGCTCGGCGGGCGCGTCGTGGGACAGGACGAGGCGGTCTCCCGCGTCGCCAAGGCGATCCGGCTGTCGCGGGCGGGGCTGAAAGACCCGAATCGCCCGATCGGCTCGTTCCTGTTCCTCGGGCCGACCGGCGTCGGCAAGACCGAGCTCGCGCGCGCCGTGGCCGAGTTGCTATTCGACGATGAATCAAACATGATACGCATCGACATGAGCGAATATATGGAGAAACATTCGGTTTCTCGGCTCATCGGCGCGCCGCCGGGGTACGTGGGTTTCGACGAAGGAGGGCAGCTCACCGAGGCGGTGCGGCGTCGGCCGTACAGCGTCGTGCTGCTCGACGAGATGGAAAAAGCCCATCCGGACGTGTTCAACGTGCTCCTGCAGGTTCTCGACGACGGGCGCCTGACCGACGGACAGGGGCGTACGGTCGATTTCAAGAACGTCATCCTCATCATGACGAGCAACGTGGCCGGACAGCTCCTCGTCGACGAGGATGACGAGGAGCGGATCCGGGAGCACGTGAACGAGGCGCTGCGCCGCACGTTCCGACCGGAATTCCTCAATAGAATCGACTCCACGGTCCTGTTCCACCGCCTTTCGCAGGGCGCGATCCGGCGCATCGTCGACCTGCAGATCGACCGCGTCGAGGAGCTGCTCGCGGCCCGCGGGCTCGGGATCGAGGTGGACGACGGCGCGCGGGATCTGCTTGCGCGGCTCGGTTACGATCCTGCATACGGTGCGCGACCTCTGAAACGCGTCGTCCAGGAGCGGCTGCTCGAGCCGTTGTCGGAGCTCTTGATCGCAGGAGGTGTCCCGACCGGGGCAACGGTACAGGTGACCGCGGCGGACGAGAAGATCGTTTTGGAAACCCATCCCCCCGGTGACGCCTAA
- a CDS encoding polysaccharide deacetylase family protein, which translates to MWIGLALAALPAAAAAPWGSLDDIRYKVKGADGNIWGHLLGRGDIVRGDELGGAIAFTFDDGPDHRTTPTILEALDRRGVKGAFFINGHRIHQRTAGGPENQAVLRDMHRRGHFIGSHTFAHKDVTGLDDDGWRLEVTQVEQIIRGIIGRRPYLFRPPFGATSPRTTARLTAEGYTVVMWNLDSQDWMSKSADELVARVAQAIEANPGGGVLLMHDTNQVTAEALPLVIEWIDERNADLAARGERTLEIVGIEHFVRNARPAPAP; encoded by the coding sequence GTGTGGATAGGGCTCGCGCTCGCGGCGTTGCCCGCGGCGGCGGCGGCGCCGTGGGGCTCGCTCGACGACATCCGCTACAAGGTCAAGGGCGCGGACGGGAACATCTGGGGCCACCTGCTCGGGCGCGGCGACATCGTGCGCGGAGACGAGCTCGGCGGCGCGATCGCGTTCACCTTCGACGACGGCCCGGACCACCGCACGACGCCGACGATCCTCGAGGCGCTCGACAGGCGCGGCGTGAAGGGCGCGTTCTTCATCAACGGGCACAGGATCCACCAGCGCACCGCGGGCGGCCCGGAGAACCAGGCGGTGCTGCGCGACATGCATAGGCGCGGCCACTTCATCGGGAGCCACACGTTCGCGCACAAGGACGTGACCGGGCTCGACGACGACGGCTGGCGGCTCGAGGTGACGCAGGTCGAGCAGATCATCCGCGGGATCATCGGCCGCCGGCCGTACCTCTTCAGGCCGCCGTTCGGCGCCACCAGCCCGCGGACGACGGCGCGGCTCACGGCCGAGGGGTACACGGTCGTCATGTGGAACCTCGACTCCCAGGACTGGATGTCGAAGAGCGCGGACGAGCTCGTCGCGCGGGTCGCGCAGGCGATCGAGGCGAACCCCGGCGGCGGCGTGCTGCTCATGCACGACACGAACCAGGTGACCGCCGAGGCGCTGCCGCTCGTCATCGAATGGATCGACGAGCGGAACGCCGATCTCGCCGCGCGCGGCGAGCGGACGCTCGAGATCGTCGGGATCGAGCACTTCGTCCGCAACGCGCGTCCCGCCCCCGCCCCTTGA